The following are from one region of the Biomphalaria glabrata chromosome 12, xgBioGlab47.1, whole genome shotgun sequence genome:
- the LOC106070015 gene encoding antichymotrypsin-2-like — MIFLLITLVVLGRLVSADQKQLLALSSALSNFSQRLYQKVSVDVPNVVYSPYSIHTALYMVSLGAREDTQTEIRNTLGIASLGDSVYETYKELIKQMRSVTDVELNTLNAYVKKTYLITTPGSKFMLDTYGYYSGQLPSIDLVDPEGPEELINDYFTARTKNKINDLIRPGSINEHTSMLLINTIFLSGTWETVFDKRRTTNKKFYQPGGKVIEVEMMIDYRNVNIKKDNVSKVDVAELPFKGGRFSLYIALPRTVNGITDLEQLLVEPDQADQLFTGLTSVGARLVIPKFKTETMLNLNTPLKEMGITQAFNPSSANFSGISPVQIFVNEVLQKALIEVQEIGTVAAAARAMNVKRLSSGPLHLKENFIADHSFVYFLRDNQTGQILLQGKFTG, encoded by the exons ATGATCTTCTTATTAATAACCTTGGTTGTTCTTGGTCGACTGGTCAGTGCTGATCAAAAACAACTATTGGCATTGTCTTCGGCCTTGTCAAATTTCTCCCAAAGACTTTACCAGAAGGTATCTGTGGACGTGCCCAATGTCGTCTACTCACCTTATAG CATCCATACAGCTTTATATATGGTGTCTTTAGGAGCAAGGGAAGACACTCAAACAGAGATAAGGAACACACTCGGTATTGCTTCCCTTGGTGACTCGGTTTATGAAACCTATAAGGAGCTAATAAAACAG ATGAGATCAGTTACAGATGTTGAACTGAACACCTTAAACGCCTACGTGAAGAAAACTTACCTAATAACTACTCCAGGTTCAAAGTTTATGCTAGACACCTACGGATATTATTCTGGCCAACTCCCAAGCATAGACTTAGTCGACCCTGAAGGTCCTGAGGAACTAATCAACGACTATTTCACAGCTCggactaaaaataaaatcaatgatCTTATTCGACCTG GAAGCATCAATGAGCATACATCTATGCTGCTGATCAATACGATCTTTTTGAGTGGAACCTGGGAAACAGTTTTCGATAAACGGAGAAcgacaaataaaaagttttatcaGCCTGGAGGCAAAGTAATAGAA GTTGAGATGATGATCGACTACAGAAAtgtcaacataaaaaaagataatgtcAGCAAGGTGGATGTCGCTGAGCTCCCCTTTAAAGGAGGTAGATTTAGCTTGTATATTGCTCTGCCGCGTACAGTAAATGGTATCACTGACCTag AGCAACTTCTAGTCGAACCAGATCAAGCGGACCAACTGTTCACCGGACTCACCTCTGTCGGAGCTCGATTAGTTATCCCTAAATTCAAGACGGAGACTATGCTCAATCTGAACACTCCTCTAAAGGAAATGGGCATTACGCAAGCATTTAATCCAAGTTCAGCCAACTTTTCGGGAATATCACCAG TTCAAATCTTCGTCAACGAGGTTCTGCAGAAGGCTCTCATCGAAGTCCAAGAAATAGGAACCGTAGCTGCTGCTGCGCGTGCCATGAATGTGAAGAGGTTATCTTCAGGACCTCTCCATCTTAAAGAAAATTTCATCGCTGACCACTCTTTTGTCTATTTCCTAAGAGATAATCAAACTGGACAGATTCTCTTGCAAGGGAAATTCAcaggttga